TCTAATTAAAATTACCAAGTTATTGGTATTGGAATACTTACATTTGCACCACCAATAACTTTAGCTGCTATATCAATGACTACGGAATTATTCGCTTCTGGTGATGATTTTAAGGTTAGTTTGAATTTTAATCCGGCACCCCCCCCCCAACCCTCCACTAGCACCAAATCCTTGGCTAACACTACTTACCTCTAAATCTAAAAGTGAACCAGTAAGTTCTAACCCATAAGTGCTTTCAAAAGTTCCATCAGGATTTTCCTTTAAACCACCCAAATATGCTCCAGCCGAACCTTTCGGAGTACTAATAGTCAAATCAACATCTGCATATCCAATAGGGATTTTAGATCTAGCACTTGCCAAATCTCCTGTTACAGATGTTCCTCCTTTACCAGCCTCAGCTTCAACGCGAATTGCTTTAGCTCCAACTCTTCCAAGCTGAACATCTATTCCTGTATTTAAATAGACATCTTCCCCACTCTTTTTTACTCCATAATTTATGAGTTTGGGTGCTGTAGCTGGCGGTTTTACTTTACCTTCTGGCACAGCTTCAGGAAGGATAGTTCCTGTAAATCGAACTAAATCCCCTTTCTCTAAATATTCAGGATTAACTCCTTCGGAGAAAGGCACCCAATTACCATCTATCATAATTTCGAAGGATTTAGACGCTGCCTCAGGATCAATCAATCCAGTGAGAGCCGCATAATATTTTGTTAACCAATCGCCTTCAATCGTTTTTATTATACCAGTCAGAGGATTAATGTTTACAGAATAACCAGTTTTATTGTTAGAAATACATATTGTATCCGCCGAAGATTCGCCTGTTTGCATGTTGTGCTGAGGATCAGTTGAAGTTTTCAGTCCCCACGAGTCAACGTTGCGAATAGGGTTGTTTTTTACAAAAATAAATAGATTTGTTGAATCTATTGCTCCAAATGGATCTATCGTAGACCATCTCAATAACCAAGGAACAAAATATCTCGCTCCATAGTAATAAAGCCCAGTTTCTTCATCCAATTCTTTACCACTGTATCGATATTTTTTTTTACTAAAACTTCCAAAACTCGTTTCACCGAAAGGAAAATATTCCTCTCCGTTTAAAAGGTTGTTCGCTTCATAGCTGTCACCGCCCAAAACTATATTGCTACTGCCTAAATGATCGTTTAAATGATACTTCACTTTAGGCGATGCATCGCTGCTATCGAACGGTTCGTCCACACGAACTAAAGCGATACGATTCTGGTTATCCATAATGTGAAGGAAATTATTTACTTTTTCATGGTTAATAGTTTTGCGGCTATGTTGTTCAAAAATAGTATCGATATACGTGGTCGTTGTGATCTCGTTTTGCTGGTTACTTACCAATTTCTTAACTCGAACTCCATCAGCCCCATATAAGTAGCGTGCCTTGATGGAAGGGTCACTACCGCCCTCCGGTTGCACCCGGTAACCTAGTCGATACTGAAAAAGCATTTTAGTAACTGATTTTACTGGAAAAAATTGCTAAAATTTGCTATGGTATTTGCAAGAAATTGATTCTAACCTTAATGTTTTCTTGCAAATTTTATCATGAAACCGACAAAACCACCTATAGAGGATAACCAAGGAGATCTTTTCCTGCCCCAACTCGAAAATATCATCTCCCTTGGCCACAGCCTGGTAAAATTATCCCGAGCAGTAGATTGGGACGCATTAGATAAAAAATTCGGTGTAACTTTTTGTGAAGATAACGGAAGGCCTGGGATTTCCACCAGACTGATGACGGCTTTGCATTACTTGAAGTTCACCTACAATCTAAGCGATGAAGCGGTAGTGAAAGGCTGGGTAGAAAATCCGTATTGGCAGTACTTCAGTGGAATGAAATACTTTGAGCATGAGCTGCCTTGTGACCCATCCAGCATGACGCGCTGGCGGAAGAGGATAGGCGAAGTCGGCGCAGAGGAGCTTTTGAAAAAGACTATTGAGGCTGGGTTGGTGCTAAAGGCTGTCAAAAAATCCCAGCTTCACAACATCAATGTGGATACGACGGTTCAAGAGAAAGATGTTCGGTTCCCGACGGATGCACGGCTTTATGATCGGGCCAGAGACCGGTTGGTAAAAGCAGCTAAAGATCGAGAAATCAATCTACGTCAGAATTACAATCGGTTATCCAAGCAAACGTTACTCAAGCAAAGCCGTTATGCGCATGCGAAACAAATGAAAAGAGCAAAGAAAGCAACCAAAAAACTCAAGACCTACTTGGGGCGTGTGATAAGGGACATTCAAAGGAAGTATCCTACCCCGGATAAAGAGATGGATGAACTCTTAAATGTGGCGACCCGTATTTGGAGCCAAAAAAGGAAGGACAAGAACAAAGTTTATAGCGTCCATGAGCCTCATGTTGAATGTATCAGTAAAGGTAAGGCACATAAACGCTACGAGTTTGGTTGCAAAGTCAGTGTTGCAACAACAAGTCGTGGTTGTTGGTTTGTTGGGGCAATGGCCGTTCATGGCAATCCATATGACGGGCATACGCTATCCGAAACCCTGGCCCAGGTAGAACGAATTACACAGAAGCCCCAAAGATCCTTTGTCGATAGAGGGTACCGAGGTCATGGCTATACCGGAGACATTGAGGTTCATGTTGATAAAGTCCGAAGAGGTCGCACTTCAAAAAGTTTATGGCGTTGGATGAAAAGACGAGCAGCAATTGAGCCGAGTATCGGACATTTAAAACAGGAGCATCGGATGGATCGCAACCGGTTAAAAGGTAAAGACGGGGATAAGATCAATGCGATCCTGAGCGCCGCAGGTATGAATATCAGCAAGCTGCTACGGTGGCTGGTTGATTATTTTTTACTTTTGTTGGGATTAAGGCCGACCGCCCATGCGTAGTGGGTGGTGCCGACCAGTTTTGGTATATAGGTTTTTCAGAATCGACTAACCTACCATCCTGTCGGCATGGTCCCAGGTGTGATGTCTTTCCGTATTCTGTCGGATCAGATTGCCGTTGGCATCATAGTCATGATTAGGAGCCTGGTCTTCCGCTCCGAAACTGGTCAGCCTATTACCTTCCGTCCCCCAATCTGCAGGAGCGCTGCTTGGTAAAGCGCTTATTTTTTCAGACCATTGCGCGGGCGTAAAGCCGGACATACCGTATTTTCGCTTCCACTTACCGCCAGTAGCATTATAGTGCATGAAGAGCATATTGCCGGCAGGATCATAGCTGTACGTTTGGGTATAGGACTCGGTCTGATCCGGCCCATTATCCGGATGAGGCGCTGGGGAACCTGGGAGATGCGTTCCGCAGTCTTTTCCCCCCATGGCGTAGCCGGGTCCGATGAACTGCTTGCAGGCACGACCGGTGGCCGTAAGCAGTCGATAGATTGGGTCATAGGTAAATTTTCGTAATAATCGGTCCCGGCCATTGGCATCATTGGCGATGCCACAGTTTGGCACCCGCTCGTCTATGCTGACAATATTGCCGACAAGGTCATAACCGTAAGTGAAATCCTGCCTGGGCTTGCCGATGCCTTGCCAGGTTTCGTCTTCACCAGAATGAGCAGCCGTGTAAATGCATTGTTCAGTACGCAAGCGGGCCAGACGGAAGGTGTGTGCATCATAGGCATAACGGGTCATTATTTCGTTGCCATAGTTGATGAGTATGCGCTGTCCTTTGGCATTGTAGGCGATATGCTTTACAAAAGAATCGTCTCCCAGTTGTACGGCCTCCAGTGCCCCTGCGCGGTTGTATGAAGGAGTCAGCAGTTTACGCTGACCTTCCACATCCTGGGGATAGGTGATTGATGAAGGCCGGTTGAGCGCGTCGTAGCGACTGCTGGTTTGGTAAACGGTGGTTTCAAGGACGTTTTCGGCGTCGGTATTCGACCAGTCCGCAATCCAGTCATTTTCCAGCTCACTGTCCCTGATGGTCTGACGGGATTTCTCCAGCAGGTTGCCTTTGACATCATAGCGCTCAAGGGTCAGTCGGCCGGCTTCGTCAAGATGGATATAGGGCTTGCCCAGCAGGTTACGCTTGCGTTTTTCGTCGTCTGACAAGCTACATTGATCACCATAGATGATTTTTTCCCGCCGGGTAAATTTTTGGACTGTAGACTTATCATTGATCGCCCAGACGCCATCGGGCCGGTTAAGTTGGTCATAGCTGCGCAGCACAATGCTGCCCTTGCTGTCCCGGTACTCAATCAGGCTGCCCAAGGCATCAAGGACCGAGGTGCGCCGGCCAGCATCAATACTCTTCACACTCAAAGCGCGATCAAGCAGGTCATAGTGATAGGTGAACGCGGTTCGGCCCAGCGCATCTACGACGGTGAGCAGATTTCCCCGGATATCGTAGGTGGAGCGGGTGATATGCCAATCCGCCGGTAAACGGCCATTGCGGGCGACAGTGCAGACCGTGCGGCCCATGGCATCTAATACAACGCTTGCCGGCGTGAAATGATGACCGGCATCGACGCTATTGGTGTCGGGATGGGTGAGGTGTGCCAGATCATTCGCATCGTAGGTATAACCCTCCCAGGGGGTGGGAAGAAAACCGGCGGATCCGGAGACAGACGCCATAACTTCAATGGTCAAGGTGAGGTCATCGGCATTCACCGGTCGGCCGAAAAGAATCAATTGTTGGGAGCCGTCGGGATTGAGGGTGCGGACCACCTGCCCGCGCGGATCGTAAAACATGCTGACATGACAGCCTGTTTTGGCCTCGTTTTCAGGCTGGAAGTCCCAACCCTGGCTGAAAAAGGGCTCATACTTTTCCACCACCTGTCCCTTGTTGTCGAAGACTTCCCAGCCGCTGACCACCACGCTGTCGGTCACGCGCCTGCCTATGGCCGCATCGAGCGTGCTGCCTGGTGCGGAGGGCAGCCCGACATTGTTGCCCGTCTTTCCGAAGACCAGATCCTCGGCCTGGGCGCGCGTTTGGATCAGACGGCCGAAACCGTCCGAGTATTCACGGGATTCGATGGTCTCATCTGAGATATTGTCACTGGCGTGATGGACGCGCCGGATGGTGTGGACAAAAACCGGTTTGCCGGTCTTCTTGAAATTGAGAAAATTATGGGTAAAGGCCATTTCCGGCTTGTCTGCCGTCCCACCGATGGTGTTACCCGCTTCATCCTGTCCGTTAATATATTGTTTGGCCGGCAGGCCGATGGGGCTATATTCGACGTGAGTGCTGTTGCCGTTTGGCTCGACCAGCGTCTTGGGTTGCAACAGGCGGTAGTTGTAAGTCGCTGTGGTTTTCATTCCCAAAGGGTCGCTCACTTCTATCGGGAGCAGGGCATATGGTTCGTCGTAGCTGATGCTGGCCCGGTTCCCGAGGGCATCCTCCATGGCTTCCGGAAGGCCGCGCGGGGAAAGGCGCCTTCGCAAAGTATCCGCATAGTAGCCATTTACATGGTTCTCAAGATCGGCAGTCTGATGATGATATCCGATGGCATCTCCAAAATTTGGCGGTGCATTTTCTGGCAGCGTTGTTGTACCGCCCAGGTAGCTAGGCCTTCGGTCATCATATGCCTTCTGAAGTAGCTCGTCATCGAACACCAGCGCTTCACTGCGGATCAATGCACCATGATTGCCAAGTCGGCCCATCGGCAACCCCTGAAATTCCGATCCGTCGTAGTGATTACATTGATGGCCGATGATAGTTGTCTCGCTGCCGGTGGAATTCTCGAACAGGATGCAAATATCCCGGACAGCTTGCCATTGTTTCTCAAGAGCGGCATGGACATCGTCATCAAAATCATCGGGGGCGCTTTGGGGTTCGGCAAGTTCAAAGGTTTTTATCTGGGCTACCCGGTCATGGATATAGGTTGCCTCCGTTGACGCAATGGCGTACTCGGTTCGGCTTTGAGTCGCCAGCACGTTTGATTGGTTGGGATTGACGGTGCCGATCACCGCACCTGAGAGCTCTTTCTGGTGCTTTTTCAACCGGGGCGTGGCCACTGCGGTCTGCTTGCGGGGACGGCCGTATGGGTCAAACCGATGATTGTTGCTGTCATCTTTGTAATGATAGTTTGTTATTGCAAACTGGGTCATGGGGTCGTCGCCCCGTTCCCACTGGGTGGTGCGTTGGGCAGTGGGGTGAGGAAAAAAAATCCGCTTTAGGCTGGGCGCGTTCTTTGGCGTTTCGATCTCCTCCAACCCATAGCTGTATTCCGTGACCGTATACGGTTTATGCTGTCGTTCACTGTCATCCAGAGCGTACAATTCCGTGCGCAGGATGCTGCCGCGCAGGGTGCGAAGGGCGTCTCGTTTAATACGTCTATTTTCCGGTGAAGGTATCCTGTCTTGGCCGCGGTCATTGTATCGGTTCAGGAAATGATTGACCTGCTCGGTATGTCCCAATAAATGGGGATCGCCCGACCAGTATTCGTCACCAAAATCAAGCTCGGTCCAGTCTCCGAATTCCTCGCCCACCGGTCCCTGATGGAACCATGTTTTGGTTAAAAGCGGTGGTGTGAACTGTTGTTTGGGCACATTATTGAACTGATCAACATCGCCATGCAGGCCGGCGGCGTGATAGTCGGTAAAGGTTTCGGTGTCCAGTTGCTCCACCATGCCGAAACCGCGAAATTCTCGCTCAGCGCCATCCCAATAGCCGTGGTGGTAGCGGTATTCGGTGGTGAGCTTGCCTCTGGATATTTCATCAATCACTTCGACCTTTGACACCGCCTGGACGGGGAAGGGCAGAGGTGTACGCCAGCGATGGTCTGGCTTTTTCTGATCTTCGAGAAAATAGTGGGTGGACGGTTTATATTCCACTCTGGTGACGGCACCCATGTGATTGTTCATTTCATTGAGTACATAGGGCTTTACCCCACCGGTGAAATCCAGAAACATCATGTGGTGTCGGCTAAGGCTTGTTGCATCTTTGCTCCAAAGCAGACCGCTGACGCCGCCGCCGTAAAGATCGACCAGCCGAACATGATCCGTGCTGGTAACCTGCGGTGTGCCTTGAATGAGGATGGGTTCCTCGCTCCAGCCGTTGCCGCTGTGGTTTAGCCAGAGCAGCACCTTACCCGAATCCACGTAGACCAAGTCGGCCAAGCCGTCGCCATCGACATCACCTAAAAGAATCAGTTTGGGGTCATAACCATATCTGAAACGTGGGGCATTTTTCATGGTCCGCCGCTCTCCCCAGCGGTTATGCCCCAGGTTTGGCCAGTATTCGATGTTACCATCGTGGATAAGGACGATGTCCTGAAGGCCATCTCCGGTCATGTCGGCCAAACGTACGCGGGCGTCGGAAAAGTTGACGTTTGGAAAAATGTCGAGACTTTGACGCAGTGCGTGACGCGTGCGTTTCCAAGCAAGTGTGGGGTCCGGGTGGTTGAAAAAAGATTCCATTCGGCTTCCGGACCGCAGCACATCGGTGTAGCCGTCACCATCCAGGTCAACCAGTTTTACTTCAGGATCTGTAAAGTCGAAACTGGGGATGACGGGATAGGGCTGGAAGGACTTTTTCGACCAGCGGCCTCCGTGGTCCAGTGGATAATATCCGGCCAATGGTCTGGAGGTCACCAGCAGGTCCGGGCGTCCGTCTCCGTTGGCGTCGATTATCTGGACGCCTGGATCAGCCAAGGAAAGCGGCGGTGCCTCGGCCATTGTCCGGGGCTGGTCGAATCGGCCGTTACCCAGGTTGCGCCAAAAACGAACCGTACCGTTCATTTCCAGAATATCCGGCAATCCGCTGCCGTGTAAATCAACAAGCTCCATTCCGGGCGAACTCAATGCGCGTGTGGGTAGATCTCGGCCCTTAATTACCTCAAACCTGCGTTTTTCCGGAGAGAAACGGGTGTAATTGAAAGTCATGGGTGGCAGTTGCTTGGGGTACGTTCCGTTTGGGGCGTCGTCTTTGTAGGGGAACCCGTTATCATCGAAACCAATAATATCGAGTTGGTTTAAAAGGGATACACCGTTGTAAGGATCGGTGTCATATTTGAAACGATACTCACGGACCGGAAGAACATCATCATTTGAGGTCTTGATATTGACTTTAATTGCAGTGCAGCAATGAGTTGTACGTGTTTCAAATCCGGCACGGAAGTCCGAAAAAGTATCTTTTCGACTTTCGTAGATAAACTCTACATGAACGAGAAATTTCCTGGCAACAAGTTCTCCATAATCAGCATATTTGATGGATTTCAGTAATATTTGTCCGCCTTGATCATCCCCTTCATGAGCAGTTGTATATGTATAGCAGATAGAATTGCCGAACGGGTCTTTAGTTTCGGTGAGTTTCCAGGAAAAAATTTGCGTAGCGTCAAGTGGGTTTGTGAGGGTTGCCTGCTTATTTTCTGACTCCCCACATTGGCCATAGTAACTGATGAGCCCATCTTTGCTTTCGACTTTCCAGTAATTACCGGATTCCGTCTTATGATGAATGATGCGGGCAAAAAGTCCTTCCGTTCTTGGACGATAGACGACCTCACCAGGATAGCCGCCTGAAATTTGAACCAGGTCTTCTGCACCCGAAAGGATGAATACATCATGCTTTCCACTTGATTCAAGATGTTGGGCGTCTTCGTTGTACTGCGGGACGCCACCGGAAGTTTTACGACTAACGCCAGGAATGCTCAAACTCCAGCCGAGACCAAATGGCCCATTGCCGTTGCCACTGCTGTAGACCAGTTTAAGATCGGGTTGAAAGCCATTTCGGCCCGGAGGGATCGCAATTGGAACCGAAAAATTGCCGGTGCCGGTATGTAAATCGGGCTGAAACTTTTCTCCAATGCCTTGTAAGGCACCGCCGCCTTTTGGTAGAGAAATTATAGACTGGAAATTATTCGAATTGCCGCCCATCGTACACCTCAGAAAGAATTTTCATTTGTGAACGTTAAAGTCAGGGAGACCTGCAAAGTGTTTAGTTACCTGATAGATATTTGTACCGGAGACTTCTAAAATAGTCAATAAAAATAAAGTGTTTTGAAAAATAATGGAGATAAAATCCTTTAAAATATCAACGTATTAAAATTGACATATCAAAACTTGCAGGCCATCTGAACGAAATAAAAACTAAGTCCGAAAAAAAAGATGAACACAACACCACTGTGGATGATTTTTTCATGGTGGCAGGTATCCGGTTCGAGATGTAATGTAGCTACATTACATAAATACCATTAAATTTCAGGCACACCGTCTTCCAGATTGATGTGCCTGTTTTATTTTTATATGTATGCCACACAGATCTTTTACATAAACCACACCTATTCTAAACGGAAATGATTGCTTTGATTGACAATCTTTGCACTATAAATTACTATATTCTCACTTTATGACGCGACTTGTGAGTCGCAAGCTCTATGGCATTTTAACCCTTTATCTTTATGGGTAATATTGTTCCAATGGATGCTATTCTTAATTTTTGTCCATATATTCTGCACACGTTGGCACCGGCATGCCCAAAAAATTGTTTTTCAGAAAGCCATACACAGACGACCAACTAGAATTAAATAATATTATTTCATAAAAAAATACGACTCACAAAATGAGAAAAAAGCATTCATATCACAGCCTGGAATATAAACAATGGATTACTGACAAAACACTGGAGTCTTTGTATGATAATGCACCAAGCTCTGTAATCGGCAGTTTTGCAGTATTTGTGGTTCTTGCTTGGTTTCTATGGACTCAAATCTATTCACTATCATTATTATGCTGGTCGATTGCAGGAATTTTGATTTTTGTCTTAAGATTGGCGGTTTGGTTTGGATATAAGCAAAAAAAAGACAAATTGCCACCCAAGTTCTGGCTCAACAGTTATCGTTTAATGACACTTAGTTCCGGAATTTTAAATGGCATAGCCATGTGGTTATTTTTTGACGATGTCCCTGCCGAATATCAACAATTATTCTGTCTTTCTGTTGCCGGTTTGACTGCAGCCGCGTCTGGGACCCATGCGGTTGATTTACCGACATTCCTGCTGTTTATGCTATCTTCATGTTTATTGGCAATCACAAAACTAATATTCCATGGCGGAACCACATACATTGCCCTTTCCATTATGTTTATACTCTATGTATTGGTAATGGGAAAAGCCGGTCAGAACAACAACAAAGCGCTTCTTAGCAATTTTAAGCTGACTTATAGCATGCATTACCGGGCAACCCATGATCTTCTTGTAGATTTATTGAACCGGACTGAATTTGAAAATCTTTTTGCACTGAATACACCTTTGACCCATCATGGTGTTGCCATTCTATTCCTTGATCTTGATAACTTCAAACCCTTAAACGACACCCTGGGGCATCAGGCAGGAGACCGGGCGTTGAAACAGGTGGCGGATATTATGGTAAAAGCGCTCAGGTCAGATGATCCTGTAGCCCGCATAGGTGGAGATGAATTCGTAACATTTCTTTTCTTGGACGATGTTAACGAAGCTAAAAAAATTGCTGGTAATATCCTTCAAAGAATCCAGGAAATGTCCTTTCCCGGGAAACATAATTATGCCGGCCTGAGTGCAAGCATCGGCATAGCCTTTCACCACAATAACAAGGTGAAGTATTCACAACTATTGCACACTGCCGATTCCGCCTGCTACAAAAGCAAAGAACGGGGAAAAAATCAAGTAACTGTCGTACTTGTAAAAGACAATGCTTAGGTCAATAAGTCTTTAAAATTTAATCATCTGTATACTTAATCGTAATTCCGGCAAATAGTCGGTATTTTTTTATTTTTGTCAGGCAGCTGACAGACAGATGGATTTTCCAATTATATTTTGATACATGCAAATAAACGCAGTGCATCGGAAACCCCGGAGGAAAACCATGAACAAAGAAATGCAGCAGTCAGAACAATCATCTGCCATCATAGAAAAATCAATACTTTCAACATCATTGAATCAAAATTCCTGGGCCACCCTGAGCCAATCCCTGGATTTATTTTTCAAATCGTTAAAACTTGGCAGGGTACGGGGCGTAGTCGACATCATCATCGACACCCCAGACCCTATACACAGAGACGATTCTGGGTACATCCAATTAATCCGGGAATTGATCCAGCATGACATCCTGATAACAATATCCGGGTTCAAAACAGTAGAAAACGGACCGTTGGGGGTAATAGATCCGGATCTTTTTCAACATGCAGAGGACGGCCTCTCTGAATTTTGCGGTTTCATTGGCGTACAACCGGTTTTGTATATTGACCAGATAGATGAAACCGAAATTGTTGATTTTTATAATGAAGTAGCCCAACGCGCCGACGTAGAAATATCGGATTTACCTATGGCGAAGGTTGCGCCAGAAGCGTCTCAAGAACAGACAGGACGGCTGGGAAATATTTTTACTATGCACAAGAGCCCTACATATACAGCCGACTTGATTAATGCGCAGATACACGAAAAACGACTGGCCCTGAATTGGTGTGATCGCTGCAGCGGCGCTTTTTCACCCTTTTCATAAAACGGCCATGGGCCGACCTGACATATCAGCTGCCAGGCACAGCCCACAACAAAGTTTGAAAGATCTGGGTAACTTATCCAGACTTTTTTATAAAACAGCTATGGGCAATTGGGTCTATCGACGCTTTTCATTTTAAAGATCAAGAGGCTTCTAAGGTTTTCAGGAGGGCAAGATCTGCAATAAAAAACTTGCCCCGCCCCAATTTCCTGATCACTTTCTGCCGGGACAGTTGATTTAAAAAGGTGGATACCGTCTGCCGTGTAGACCCCACCAGAAATGCGATCTGTTCAACAGAAAGATCAATTTTAATGATAATGCCACCGTCTGCACCTGGTATGCCGTACTTTTGGGCCTCGTTGACCAAGAGTCCGACCAGACGGCTGTTGACATCTTTGAAGATCAGGTTTTCAATAATGGTAAATGAGTTTTTCAGCATACTGCCTAGTATGCCGATCATGGCTTTTGCCACTTCCGGATCATCCAGCATTTTTTGCCGGAATGTTTCAGTGTCTGCGCTTAGGACATCAATCTCATCCAGTGCCTGCACAAACGCACGCGTATGTGCAGAGTAGATATCACCTTTGGAAAGAATGCCGATATTAAATTCTTTATCTTCATATCCCAGATATACCCGGGCTCGCCCCTTGGCCACGATAAAAATTCGATTTTCACCACTTTCGGGACGACAAATAAAATCCCCTTTGGGATAGCTGCGTTTTTTCAGTGCAGCATATAAGTCAGCAAATTCCGGACGCTGAAGATGGGCCAAAAGATTTTCTTCCAATAATTTCATTATTTAAAAAAAGGGGGGCAAATCTACTTTTACCCCCCCCCCCCTTAATCGAAATCCTTTGCTGAAAGTCTTACCAAGATTGTCAAAACGGCGTTATGCGCCAATAATTGTCACGTTGACTTTTCGGGTTCTGGGCCCATCAAACTCGCAGAAAAAAAGGCTTTGCCAGGTCCCCAGTACCAAATTTCCATTTTCAAGGGCAACGGTTTCAGACGGCCCGAACAGGCTGACCTTTATATGGGCCGCTGAATTGCCTTCCATATGTGTAAAATTGTCATCAAAGGGAATCACCTTGTTGATGCAGGATAAAATATCCACAGGCACCGCCGGATCCGCATTTTCATTAATGGTCACAGCCCCTGTGGTATGCATGGAAAACACATGCACAAGGCCGTTACTTATGCCGGACTGCCGGACAATGTCCCGGACCTGGGCGGTAATGTCCATCATCTGGGTCCTGGCCCCGGTTTTAATTGAAAACTGCATCTATTCGGTTCCCCCCTTTAACTTGGTCCTGTTACATTTCCAGGGCGGTTTTTACGATGTTTTCAACTGAAAAACCAAACTCTTTGAGAACTGTACCGCCAGGGGCAGACGCACCGAACCGTTCAATGCT
This window of the uncultured Desulfobacter sp. genome carries:
- a CDS encoding diguanylate cyclase gives rise to the protein MYDNAPSSVIGSFAVFVVLAWFLWTQIYSLSLLCWSIAGILIFVLRLAVWFGYKQKKDKLPPKFWLNSYRLMTLSSGILNGIAMWLFFDDVPAEYQQLFCLSVAGLTAAASGTHAVDLPTFLLFMLSSCLLAITKLIFHGGTTYIALSIMFILYVLVMGKAGQNNNKALLSNFKLTYSMHYRATHDLLVDLLNRTEFENLFALNTPLTHHGVAILFLDLDNFKPLNDTLGHQAGDRALKQVADIMVKALRSDDPVARIGGDEFVTFLFLDDVNEAKKIAGNILQRIQEMSFPGKHNYAGLSASIGIAFHHNNKVKYSQLLHTADSACYKSKERGKNQVTVVLVKDNA
- a CDS encoding secondary thiamine-phosphate synthase enzyme YjbQ, translated to MQFSIKTGARTQMMDITAQVRDIVRQSGISNGLVHVFSMHTTGAVTINENADPAVPVDILSCINKVIPFDDNFTHMEGNSAAHIKVSLFGPSETVALENGNLVLGTWQSLFFCEFDGPRTRKVNVTIIGA
- a CDS encoding Crp/Fnr family transcriptional regulator, which codes for MEENLLAHLQRPEFADLYAALKKRSYPKGDFICRPESGENRIFIVAKGRARVYLGYEDKEFNIGILSKGDIYSAHTRAFVQALDEIDVLSADTETFRQKMLDDPEVAKAMIGILGSMLKNSFTIIENLIFKDVNSRLVGLLVNEAQKYGIPGADGGIIIKIDLSVEQIAFLVGSTRQTVSTFLNQLSRQKVIRKLGRGKFFIADLALLKTLEAS